A stretch of Labrus bergylta chromosome 19, fLabBer1.1, whole genome shotgun sequence DNA encodes these proteins:
- the LOC109975489 gene encoding major histocompatibility complex class I-related gene protein isoform X1 has protein sequence MKTLVFVSLVELFLHDTTAEMHSMKYFYTTSSEVTNFPEFVMVGMVDDIQIEYYDSNTKRFVPKQDWMNKVTDDDADYWERETEKSVGHQQTFKVNLDNLKRRFNQTGGVHVFQRMEGCEWDDETGDVNGYSQFGYDGEDFIVLDTKTMTYIAPQQQAVATKQKWDNNKAELEYLKNYFNKECLDWLKDFVNYGRSSLMRTDLPTVSLLQKTPSSRVTCHATGFYPNRAMMFWRKDGEELHEDVDKGEILPNHDGSFQISADLQLPSDDWGKYDCVFQLSGVKEDIVTKLDKREIKTNYVNPIYMIIVIIAVVLLLVTIVCAAGFCLYKKRNAKRPPSPVNDPAVEQQMMLPNQNT, from the exons ATGAAGACtctggtgtttgtgtctctcgTGGAATTATTCCTCCACGACACGACGGCAG AGATGCACTCTATGAAGTATTTCTACACGACGTCTTCTGAAGTCACAAACTTCCCAGAGTTTGTGATGGTTGGGATGGTTGATGATATTCAGATAGAATACTACGACAGTAACACCAAGAGATTCGTACCCAAACAGGACTGGATGAACAAAGTCACAGATGATGATGCTGACTACTGGGAGAGGGAGACTGAGAAATCTGTGGGTCACCAGCAGACCTTCAAAGTCAACCTTGACAATTTAAAGCGGCGCTTCAACCAAACTGGAG gtgttcacgTTTTCCAGAGGATGGAAGGCTGTGAGTGGGATGATGAGACTGGAGATGTTAATGGTTACAGTCAGTTTGGTTATGATGGAGAAGACTTCATAGTTCTGGACACGAAGACAATGACGTATATTGCTCCACAACAACAGGCTGTCGCCACCAAACAGAAATGGGATAATAACAAAGCTGAGTTAGAGTATCTTAAGAACTACTTCAACAAGGAGTGTCTTGACTGGCTGAAGGACTTTGTGAACTATGGGAGGAGCTCTCTGATGAGAACAG ACCTCCCCACAGTGTCTCTCCTCCAGAAGACTCCCTCCTCTCGGGTCACCTGCCACGCTACAGGTTTCTACCCCAACAGAGCCATGATGTTCTggaggaaagatggagaggagctTCACGAGGACGTGGACAAGGGAGAGATCCTCCCCAACCACGACGGCTCCTTCCAGATCAGCGCTGACCTTCAACTGCCCTCTGATGACTGGGGGAAGTACgactgtgtgtttcagctctctGGTGTGAAGGAGGACATCGTCACCAAACTGGACAAACGAGAGATCAAGACCAACTACG TGAATCCCATCTACATGATCATTGTCATCATCGCTGTTGTTCTCCTTCTTGTAACCATCGTCTGTGCGGCTGGATTCTGCCTGTATAAGAAGAGAAATG ccaAACGCCCTCCATCCC CGGTAAACGACCCGGCTGTGGAGCAACAAATGATGCTTCCAAATCAAAATacctga
- the LOC109975489 gene encoding major histocompatibility complex class I-related gene protein isoform X3, whose amino-acid sequence MKTLVFVSLVELFLHDTTAEMHSMKYFYTTSSEVTNFPEFVMVGMVDDIQIEYYDSNTKRFVPKQDWMNKVTDDDADYWERETEKSVGHQQTFKVNLDNLKRRFNQTGGVHVFQRMEGCEWDDETGDVNGYSQFGYDGEDFIVLDTKTMTYIAPQQQAVATKQKWDNNKAELEYLKNYFNKECLDWLKDFVNYGRSSLMRTDLPTVSLLQKTPSSRVTCHATGFYPNRAMMFWRKDGEELHEDVDKGEILPNHDGSFQISADLQLPSDDWGKYDCVFQLSGVKEDIVTKLDKREIKTNYVNPIYMIIVIIAVVLLLVTIVCAAGFCLYKKRNAVNDPAVEQQMMLPNQNT is encoded by the exons ATGAAGACtctggtgtttgtgtctctcgTGGAATTATTCCTCCACGACACGACGGCAG AGATGCACTCTATGAAGTATTTCTACACGACGTCTTCTGAAGTCACAAACTTCCCAGAGTTTGTGATGGTTGGGATGGTTGATGATATTCAGATAGAATACTACGACAGTAACACCAAGAGATTCGTACCCAAACAGGACTGGATGAACAAAGTCACAGATGATGATGCTGACTACTGGGAGAGGGAGACTGAGAAATCTGTGGGTCACCAGCAGACCTTCAAAGTCAACCTTGACAATTTAAAGCGGCGCTTCAACCAAACTGGAG gtgttcacgTTTTCCAGAGGATGGAAGGCTGTGAGTGGGATGATGAGACTGGAGATGTTAATGGTTACAGTCAGTTTGGTTATGATGGAGAAGACTTCATAGTTCTGGACACGAAGACAATGACGTATATTGCTCCACAACAACAGGCTGTCGCCACCAAACAGAAATGGGATAATAACAAAGCTGAGTTAGAGTATCTTAAGAACTACTTCAACAAGGAGTGTCTTGACTGGCTGAAGGACTTTGTGAACTATGGGAGGAGCTCTCTGATGAGAACAG ACCTCCCCACAGTGTCTCTCCTCCAGAAGACTCCCTCCTCTCGGGTCACCTGCCACGCTACAGGTTTCTACCCCAACAGAGCCATGATGTTCTggaggaaagatggagaggagctTCACGAGGACGTGGACAAGGGAGAGATCCTCCCCAACCACGACGGCTCCTTCCAGATCAGCGCTGACCTTCAACTGCCCTCTGATGACTGGGGGAAGTACgactgtgtgtttcagctctctGGTGTGAAGGAGGACATCGTCACCAAACTGGACAAACGAGAGATCAAGACCAACTACG TGAATCCCATCTACATGATCATTGTCATCATCGCTGTTGTTCTCCTTCTTGTAACCATCGTCTGTGCGGCTGGATTCTGCCTGTATAAGAAGAGAAATG CGGTAAACGACCCGGCTGTGGAGCAACAAATGATGCTTCCAAATCAAAATacctga
- the LOC109975489 gene encoding major histocompatibility complex class I-related gene protein isoform X2 yields the protein MKTLVFVSLVGLFLHDTTAEMHSMKYFYTTSSEVTNFPEFVMVGMVDDIQIEYYDSNTKRFVPKQDWMNKVTDDDADYWERETEKSVGHQQTFKVNLDNLKRRFNQTGGVHVFQRMEGCEWDDETGDVNGYSQFGYDGEDFIVLDTKTMTYIAPQQQAVATKQKWDNNKAELEYLKNYFNKECLDWLKDFVNYGRSSLMRTDLPTVSLLQKTPSSRVTCHATGFYPNRAMMFWRKDGEELHEDVDKGEILPNHDGSFQISADLQLPSDDWGKYDCVFQLSGVKEDIVTKLDKREIKTNYVNPIYMIIVIIAVVLLLVTIVCAAGFCLYKKRNAKRPPSPVNDPAVEQQMMLPNQNT from the exons AGATGCACTCTATGAAGTATTTCTACACGACGTCTTCTGAAGTCACAAACTTCCCAGAGTTTGTGATGGTTGGGATGGTTGATGATATTCAGATAGAATACTACGACAGTAACACCAAGAGATTCGTACCCAAACAGGACTGGATGAACAAAGTCACAGATGATGATGCTGACTACTGGGAGAGGGAGACTGAGAAATCTGTGGGTCACCAGCAGACCTTCAAAGTCAACCTTGACAATTTAAAGCGGCGCTTCAACCAAACTGGAG gtgttcacgTTTTCCAGAGGATGGAAGGCTGTGAGTGGGATGATGAGACTGGAGATGTTAATGGTTACAGTCAGTTTGGTTATGATGGAGAAGACTTCATAGTTCTGGACACGAAGACAATGACGTATATTGCTCCACAACAACAGGCTGTCGCCACCAAACAGAAATGGGATAATAACAAAGCTGAGTTAGAGTATCTTAAGAACTACTTCAACAAGGAGTGTCTTGACTGGCTGAAGGACTTTGTGAACTATGGGAGGAGCTCTCTGATGAGAACAG ACCTCCCCACAGTGTCTCTCCTCCAGAAGACTCCCTCCTCTCGGGTCACCTGCCACGCTACAGGTTTCTACCCCAACAGAGCCATGATGTTCTggaggaaagatggagaggagctTCACGAGGACGTGGACAAGGGAGAGATCCTCCCCAACCACGACGGCTCCTTCCAGATCAGCGCTGACCTTCAACTGCCCTCTGATGACTGGGGGAAGTACgactgtgtgtttcagctctctGGTGTGAAGGAGGACATCGTCACCAAACTGGACAAACGAGAGATCAAGACCAACTACG TGAATCCCATCTACATGATCATTGTCATCATCGCTGTTGTTCTCCTTCTTGTAACCATCGTCTGTGCGGCTGGATTCTGCCTGTATAAGAAGAGAAATG ccaAACGCCCTCCATCCC CGGTAAACGACCCGGCTGTGGAGCAACAAATGATGCTTCCAAATCAAAATacctga
- the LOC109975291 gene encoding estradiol 17-beta-dehydrogenase 8-like isoform X1 — protein MTAATRLISRLTLVTGGGSGIGRAVCQRLASEGASVVVADISEESANETMVGLQNELRGQGHMAAVVDVSSKESVKKLVTRIQPPSVCVNAAGITQDHFLLNMEEDHFDRVIQVNLKGSFLITQAVAQALVACGAPKGSIITVGSIVGKVGNLGQVNYAASKAGVEGLTKTAAKELSRFGIRCNCVLPGFISTPMTEKVPEKVIDKMKSLVPLGRMGEPEDDSRYITGSSVEVTGGLFIG, from the exons ATGACGGCTGCCACACGGCTGATATCAAGGTTGACGCTGGTCACTG GAGGAGGCAGTGGGATCGGACGGGCGGTATGTCAGCGTTTGGCCTCTGAGGGCGCCTCCGTGGTGGTGGCAGACATCAGCGAGGAGTCTGCCAACGAGACCATGGTGGGTCTGCAGAATGAGCTCAGAGGACAGGGTCACATGGCGGCTGTGGTGGATGTGTCATCAAAAGAGAGCGTGAAGAAGCTGGTCACCAGAATACAG CctccctcagtgtgtgtgaacgcagcaggcaTCACGCAGGACCACTTCCTGCTCAACATGGAGGAGGATCACTTTGACAGAGTCATCCAGGTCAACCTGAAG GGCTCCTTCTTGATCACTCAGGCTGTGGCTCAGGCTCTGGTGGCCTGTGGAGCACCCAAAGGATCCATCATCACCGTGGGCAGCATCGTAGGAAAG GTGGGAAACCTCGGTCAGGTAAATTACGCTGCCTCTAAAGCTGGAGTGGAGGGTTTAACGAAGACGGCGGCCAAAGAGCTCAGCAG GTTTGGGATTCGGTGTAATTGTGTTCTGCCCGGTTTTATATCGACTCCGATGACTGAGAAAGTTCCAGAGAAGGTTATTGACAag ATGAAGTCTTTGGTGCCTCTGGGAAGAATGGGTGAGCCTGAAG ATGACTCTCGGTACATCACAGGATCCAGTGTTGAAGTCACAG GAGGACTTTTCATTGGCTGA
- the LOC109975291 gene encoding (3R)-3-hydroxyacyl-CoA dehydrogenase-like isoform X3 has product MTAATRLISRLTLVTGGGSGIGRAVCQRLASEGASVVVADISEESANETMVGLQNELRGQGHMAAVVDVSSKESVKKLVTRIQPPSVCVNAAGITQDHFLLNMEEDHFDRVIQVNLKGSFLITQAVAQALVACGAPKGSIITVGSIVGKVGNLGQVNYAASKAGVEGLTKTAAKELSRFGIRCNCVLPGFISTPMTEKVPEKVIDKMKSLVPLGRMGEPEGGLFIG; this is encoded by the exons ATGACGGCTGCCACACGGCTGATATCAAGGTTGACGCTGGTCACTG GAGGAGGCAGTGGGATCGGACGGGCGGTATGTCAGCGTTTGGCCTCTGAGGGCGCCTCCGTGGTGGTGGCAGACATCAGCGAGGAGTCTGCCAACGAGACCATGGTGGGTCTGCAGAATGAGCTCAGAGGACAGGGTCACATGGCGGCTGTGGTGGATGTGTCATCAAAAGAGAGCGTGAAGAAGCTGGTCACCAGAATACAG CctccctcagtgtgtgtgaacgcagcaggcaTCACGCAGGACCACTTCCTGCTCAACATGGAGGAGGATCACTTTGACAGAGTCATCCAGGTCAACCTGAAG GGCTCCTTCTTGATCACTCAGGCTGTGGCTCAGGCTCTGGTGGCCTGTGGAGCACCCAAAGGATCCATCATCACCGTGGGCAGCATCGTAGGAAAG GTGGGAAACCTCGGTCAGGTAAATTACGCTGCCTCTAAAGCTGGAGTGGAGGGTTTAACGAAGACGGCGGCCAAAGAGCTCAGCAG GTTTGGGATTCGGTGTAATTGTGTTCTGCCCGGTTTTATATCGACTCCGATGACTGAGAAAGTTCCAGAGAAGGTTATTGACAag ATGAAGTCTTTGGTGCCTCTGGGAAGAATGGGTGAGCCTGAAG GAGGACTTTTCATTGGCTGA
- the LOC109975291 gene encoding (3R)-3-hydroxyacyl-CoA dehydrogenase-like isoform X2 → MTAATRLISRLTLVTGGGSGIGRAVCQRLASEGASVVVADISEESANETMVGLQNELRGQGHMAAVVDVSSKESVKKLVTRIQPPSVCVNAAGITQDHFLLNMEEDHFDRVIQVNLKGSFLITQAVAQALVACGAPKGSIITVGSIVGKVGNLGQVNYAASKAGVEGLTKTAAKELSRFGIRCNCVLPGFISTPMTEKVPEKVIDKMKSLVPLGRMGEPEGLCSFFDL, encoded by the exons ATGACGGCTGCCACACGGCTGATATCAAGGTTGACGCTGGTCACTG GAGGAGGCAGTGGGATCGGACGGGCGGTATGTCAGCGTTTGGCCTCTGAGGGCGCCTCCGTGGTGGTGGCAGACATCAGCGAGGAGTCTGCCAACGAGACCATGGTGGGTCTGCAGAATGAGCTCAGAGGACAGGGTCACATGGCGGCTGTGGTGGATGTGTCATCAAAAGAGAGCGTGAAGAAGCTGGTCACCAGAATACAG CctccctcagtgtgtgtgaacgcagcaggcaTCACGCAGGACCACTTCCTGCTCAACATGGAGGAGGATCACTTTGACAGAGTCATCCAGGTCAACCTGAAG GGCTCCTTCTTGATCACTCAGGCTGTGGCTCAGGCTCTGGTGGCCTGTGGAGCACCCAAAGGATCCATCATCACCGTGGGCAGCATCGTAGGAAAG GTGGGAAACCTCGGTCAGGTAAATTACGCTGCCTCTAAAGCTGGAGTGGAGGGTTTAACGAAGACGGCGGCCAAAGAGCTCAGCAG GTTTGGGATTCGGTGTAATTGTGTTCTGCCCGGTTTTATATCGACTCCGATGACTGAGAAAGTTCCAGAGAAGGTTATTGACAag ATGAAGTCTTTGGTGCCTCTGGGAAGAATGGGTGAGCCTGAAG GTCTTTGTTCTTTCTTTGATTTGTAA